DNA from Aureimonas sp. AU20:
GTCGGTATAGGTGCCCTTGAGCTTGGTGATCTGGCGCCAGTCGACGATGCGGCGGGGCAGCTCGTGCCCCTGCGCGGCGAGGTCTTCCAAGAGCCGCGCGTCCGTCGCCCATTGGCCGGTCTTGGTCTTCTTGCCTCCGGGCAGGCCGAGCTTGCCGAACAGAACCTCGCCCAGCTGCTTGGGGCTGCCGACATTGAAGGGCTCGCCGGCCAGGATGTGGATGTCGGCCTCCAGCCCCGCCGCCTTCTGCGCGAAGCGGCCTGACAGGCGCGAGAGGATCTGCCGGTCGGCGCGGATTCCGCGCTCCTCCATGCGGGCGAGCACGGGCACGAGCGGGCGCTCCAGCCGCTCGTAGACGGTGGTCATCCCTTCGGCGGCGAGGCGCGGCTTCAGGACGCGCCAGAGCCGCAGCGTCACGTCGGCATCCTCGGCGGCGTATTCCGTCACCTTGTCGATCGGGCAGGCGGCGATGGGCTTGGCGGATTTTCCCGAGCCGCAAAGCTCCTTGTAGGAGATCGGCTTGTGGCCGAGGAAGCGCTCGGACAGCTCGTCCATGCCGTGCCCTTCGAGCGAGGACGAGGCGTCCAGCACGTAGGAGATCAGCATCGTGTCGTCCATCGGCGCAACGGCGATGCCGTGCCGGAGCATGACGAGGTAGTCGTATTTGGTGTTCTGGCCGATCTTCAGGATCGCCGGGTCGGTGAGAACGGGCTTCAGGAGATCGAGCACCCGGCCAAGCGGGATCTGCGCGCCGACGCTGGTCGCCGCATCGCCGCCCGAGAGAAGATCGCCGCTCCCCTCGCCCACATGGGCGATCGGCACATAGGCCGCCTCGCCCGGCGCCACTGCGAAGCTCAAGCCGACCAGCTCGGCGCGCATAGCGTCGAGCGCGGTGGTTTCCGTGTCGAAGGCGAGGACCCCGGTCTCGGTGGCGCGCGCGATCCAGGCCTGGAGGCGGGCCTCGTCGCGGATCGTCTCGTAGCGCGAGCGATCGACCGGCGTGGCGGATTCCTTCGCCAGCCGCTCGGCTGCCAGCGCTGCCGGGGTAAAGGCCGGCGGCTCGCCCGCACTGCCCGCCGCCGCAGGCTCGCCGCCGGCGTCGAGATCGGGGCCGCGCGGCACGGCCGAGATGGTGACCGCAGCGGGCGCGATCTGGCTCGCCTCGGTGCCGAGCTTGGCGGCGACGCGCCGCGTCAGCGTGGTGAGTTCCATGGCCTTCAGGAAGGCCACCAGCTTCTCGCCGTCCGGCTCGTGGATGAAGAGATCGTCCAGCGGCACGTCGAGCGGCGTGTTCTGGTCGAGCGTCACGAGTTGCTTGGACAGGCGCGCCTGATCGGCATGGGCGAGGACGGTCTCGCGGCGCTTGGCCTGTTTGATCTCACCGGCGCGCTCCAGCAGCGCCTCCAGCGTGCCGAAGCTTTCCAGAAGCTCGGCCGCCGTCTTGGGACCGATGCCCGGCACGCCCGGCACGTTGTCCGACGTGTCGCCCACCAGCGCCTGGAGGTCGATCATCTTGTCGGGATAGACGCCGAACTTGTCGCGCACCTCCTCGCGGCCGAGGCGCTTGTCCTTCATCTGGTCGTAGAGCACGACGCCGGGGCCGACGAGCTGCATCAGGTCCTTGTCGGACGAGACGATGGTGACGTCACCGCCGGCCTCGACGGCAAGGCGCGTGTAGGTCGCGATCAGGTCGTCCGCCTCGAAGCCTTCCTTCTCGATGCAGGGCAGGTCGAAGGCGCGCACGGCGTCGCGGATCACCGAGAACTGCGGGCGCAGATCCTCGGGCGGCGCCGGCCGGTTGGCCTTGTAGCCGTCGTAGAGCGCGTTGCGGAACGTTGTCGAGGAATGGTCGAAGATCACGGCGAAATGCGTGGGGCAGACGCCGACCGAGGTGTCTCGCGATTCCTCCACCAGCTTCCACAGCATGTTGCAGAAGCCCGAGACGGCGCCGATCGGCAGCCCGTCGGACTTTCGCGTCAGCGGCGGCAGCGCATGATAGGCCCGGAAGATGTAAGCCGAACCATCGACGAGGAAGAGGTGATCGCCCTTTTGCATGGCTAGGGTGGTATCGCGCGGCGTCGGCGCTGTCCATCGCAGCGCGGCCTCCCGCTAGCGATGCGAAAGCTTGGCGCACCGCCGTTCGGCACTCGAAAATCGCGGCGTAGCAGCCGTGAAATCGCCCCGCCCGCACGGCCGAAACCAAGCCGAAATCCACGGCTTCCAAAGAATTACAAATGTTTAATTGGGGGATCACGGCTTCGTGATCCAACGGCCTTGAACGTAAAGGGGGGAAGGCGCATTTTATCAACAACGGCGCAAGAGCGCGCCGCTTTCGGCCTCAAAGCTCGTCCCCCGCTTTTGAGCCGAACGAAGAGCGGATCAGTCCCCACCCCCCTCTCGGGACCCCGCTCTACCAGAAGGAGCCGTCGCGACACCCCCCCTCCAGTCCGCGACGGCTCTTCTTCTTTTTGGGGCTCCTATGCTATCCACCTTGCCCATCCGATCATGATGTCCTGGATGGATTCGGGCATGGCATCGAGGAAGTGGTCCACGCCCCTTTACGTCATGGCGTTTAGCTGTCTGCTCGCCTTGTCCGGCGCGCTTTGGGATGGGCTGCACGACGGCGATTGGGCTTGGCGTCACTGGGTCACGCCGATCGGTCTCCTCGTGAGTTTCGCAATCATGTGCCGCCAAACCGCGCGATAGTCGCGCGCCGCCAGCCGCCTTTCCCTTTGCGGCTCGCACGGCGAGAGGCTATGCCCTTCCGATCCGATGGCCGATGCGCCATCCCGATCAGCGGAGGGCCTCATGGCCGGTCTCGACAGCGTTCTGTCCTGCCTCGATCTCAACCTCGACCGCTCGGTGGATCGCCTGTTCGATCTCCTGCGCATTCCCTCGATCTCCACCGACCCGGCCTATGCCGCCGACTGCCGGCGCGCCGCCGAATGGCTGCAGAA
Protein-coding regions in this window:
- the polA gene encoding DNA polymerase I, coding for MQKGDHLFLVDGSAYIFRAYHALPPLTRKSDGLPIGAVSGFCNMLWKLVEESRDTSVGVCPTHFAVIFDHSSTTFRNALYDGYKANRPAPPEDLRPQFSVIRDAVRAFDLPCIEKEGFEADDLIATYTRLAVEAGGDVTIVSSDKDLMQLVGPGVVLYDQMKDKRLGREEVRDKFGVYPDKMIDLQALVGDTSDNVPGVPGIGPKTAAELLESFGTLEALLERAGEIKQAKRRETVLAHADQARLSKQLVTLDQNTPLDVPLDDLFIHEPDGEKLVAFLKAMELTTLTRRVAAKLGTEASQIAPAAVTISAVPRGPDLDAGGEPAAAGSAGEPPAFTPAALAAERLAKESATPVDRSRYETIRDEARLQAWIARATETGVLAFDTETTALDAMRAELVGLSFAVAPGEAAYVPIAHVGEGSGDLLSGGDAATSVGAQIPLGRVLDLLKPVLTDPAILKIGQNTKYDYLVMLRHGIAVAPMDDTMLISYVLDASSSLEGHGMDELSERFLGHKPISYKELCGSGKSAKPIAACPIDKVTEYAAEDADVTLRLWRVLKPRLAAEGMTTVYERLERPLVPVLARMEERGIRADRQILSRLSGRFAQKAAGLEADIHILAGEPFNVGSPKQLGEVLFGKLGLPGGKKTKTGQWATDARLLEDLAAQGHELPRRIVDWRQITKLKGTYTDALPTYMDEADRIHTSYSMASTTTGRLSSSEPNLQNIPVRTQEGREIRTAFVAPDGHKLLSADYSQIELRLLAHMADIPQLTEAFRQGQDIHATTASEMFGVPVEGMPSDVRRRAKAINFGIVYGISAFGLAAQLSIPQGEAASYIKRYFERFPGIRDYMDRVKAFAKETGYVETLFGRRAHYPDIRSSNPQVRAAVERAAINAPIQGSAADIIRRAMVRMEDALRAERLSARMLLQVHDELVFEVPDEEVDATIPVVCRVMEAAAEPVVDLAVPLVVEARAAANWDEAH